Genomic window (Vigna unguiculata cultivar IT97K-499-35 chromosome 10, ASM411807v1, whole genome shotgun sequence):
ATATAaccctttcttttctcttcttttctctctctctctctctcttcccaAAGAAAAATCCATCTTTTTTCTGTGTGATCAGAGGGGTAACAACGATTGCTTCTTCAATTCTTTCTAGAATATAACTTGGATTCGATCAAGTCACGCACTTTTCTTCGATTTGAATGGAGGGTCATCATCTCCATCGCCACCATgggcaacaacaacaaccacagCAACAAAGGCTTCCGCCTCAGAATACGAGTGCCAACGTGGATGCGTCTGATAGGTTTCCCCAATGGAGTATCCAAGAGACTAAGGAGTTTCTCGTGATTCGTGCAGAGCTGGATCAGACTTTCATGGAGACTAAGAGGAACAAGCAGTTATGGGAGGTGATCTCAACGAGAATGAAGGAAAAGGGTTACCATAGAAGTGCAGAGCAGTGCAAGTGCAAGTGGAAAAACCTCGTTACTCGCTACAAGGTATATTTCTTCATTCATCTAACTCATACAAGAAAGCATAAAAAATCCATGTCTTACACAGATTAATAAGAGTCTAAATACTTCAAATCTTGcctatatttatacatatacatatatatacatatatcagCTTCATGGTACTTCTGAAAATTTGAAGATTTAGGTGTTGTTATTCAGATACTTGGTGAGTTTAAACTCATTTTAACTGTTGACTCAAAGGAAAATAACTGTAGTAAAATGCTTATAGTTTTCTGGGTGTCACAAGAActatattaaattaacattttttctcTCGTGATAAAGATGggaatttattaaaaactaacaCGAGCTTAACAGATTTCAATAAAATAGTTGTGAAGGGTGTTTGAATAAGTTCTAACTGGTGTTAGTTGTTGTAAGGTTTATTTTCACATAAACTAAATGGTATATATCTTCGTTTTTGAGACGTGAAGGGGTTTGAAACAATGGAGCAAGAAGCGACGAGGCAGCAATTCCCATTTTACAATGAGTTCAATGCGATTTTCACGGCAAGGATGCAGAGAATGCTGTGGGCTGAAGCTGAGGGTGGGTCGAAGAAGAACAAGGGGACGCAGCTTTCATccgatgaagaagaagatggcAATGAAGAGAGTGCAGAAGCTGGTggtggaagaaagaagaaaaaggcaAAGATAGCAggaagtggtggtggtggtggtagtttGAACAGTTTGAAGGAGATTCTGGAGGAGTTCATGAGGCAACAGATGCAGATAGAAGCACAGTGGATGGAAGCATTTGAGGCAAGGGAAAACGAGAGGAGGTTGAAGGAGATGGAGTGGAGGCAAGCCATGGAAGTGTTGGAGAATGAGAGGATAATGATGGAAGAACGATGGAGAGAAAGAGAGGAACAAAGGAGGATCAGAGAAGAAGCTAGGGCTGAGAAAAGGGATGCTTTAATCACAGCTTTGCTAAACAAGCTAGAGAGGCAAGAaatgtgatgaagatgaagatgaagatgaagaattgAAGACTTTATTCAGTTCCATGATCTCCACACATTTGAAGAGGTtagtgttggattgttcacaagaaaatacaaatatagTGGGCACCAAGAAAAAGGCAAGATATGTAGTTAGTAGTTAGGAAGCCAAGTAGGCAAATAGTGTGTTTTCTCTTCCATGAAACAAAGCTTGATGATAGAGATTTGTTCTTAGTAAAAatttcttagaaaaaaaaaaattaactttatggTATTCTTGTGGTTTTCTTAACTCTCTCCCTCCATTGCAAagaatcataattttttgttactttgcTTTGGGAAATGGTAATTatggttttcttttttggtcATACAAGTAGGCACTAGCTGTGTTATGATTGAGAAAAGACCAATATCtggtgtgtgagtgtgtgtccCCGCAAGAAATATAACAATGTTTGAAAGAGGCTCTCGATCTGGTAGTAGGTGTAGATGGATGTATAAACTATAGTGAGCACTATATGCTTCAAATTCTCATTTACCTAACAAACAAACAATTGAAAACAGGCACAATATCATTGTCCG
Coding sequences:
- the LOC114166124 gene encoding trihelix transcription factor GT-3b-like; its protein translation is MEGHHLHRHHGQQQQPQQQRLPPQNTSANVDASDRFPQWSIQETKEFLVIRAELDQTFMETKRNKQLWEVISTRMKEKGYHRSAEQCKCKWKNLVTRYKGFETMEQEATRQQFPFYNEFNAIFTARMQRMLWAEAEGGSKKNKGTQLSSDEEEDGNEESAEAGGGRKKKKAKIAGSGGGGGSLNSLKEILEEFMRQQMQIEAQWMEAFEARENERRLKEMEWRQAMEVLENERIMMEERWREREEQRRIREEARAEKRDALITALLNKLERQEM